One Mauremys reevesii isolate NIE-2019 linkage group 5, ASM1616193v1, whole genome shotgun sequence genomic window carries:
- the LOC120406192 gene encoding caspase-6-like isoform X2: MNHRRRGVALIFNHEQFYWHLTLPDRRGTLADRDNLKRSLTELGFEVRCFDNLKAEDVMQNIYEVSMDNHNDADCFVCVFLSHGEDNHIYAYDAKIKVQTVTDMFRGDKCPSLVGKPKIFIIQACRGDKHDDPVIVQDAVDSTVDKSNVNETEVDAAAIYTLPAGADFLMCYSVAEGYYSHRETLNGTWYIQDLCEMIRKYGSSLEFTELLTLVNRKVSHRRVDMCRDINAIGKKQIPCFASMLTKKLHFPQKSK; the protein is encoded by the exons ATGAACCACAGGCGAAGAGGGGTTGCTTTAATCTTCAATCATGAGCAGTTTTACTGGCACTTAACACTGCCAGATAGACGTGGCACACTTGCAGACAGAGACAATCTGAAACGCAG TTTGACAGAGCTTGGATTTGAAGTCAGATGCTTTGACAACCTTAAAGCAGAAGACGTTATGCAGAACATTTATGAAG TGTCAATGGACAACCACAATGATGCTgactgctttgtgtgtgtgttcctgaGCCATGGTGAAGATAATCACATTTACGCCTATGATGCTAAAATAAAAGTTCAGACAGTGACAGACATGTTCAGAGGAGACAAATGCCCGAGTCTAGTAGGAAAgcctaaaatatttataatacag GCATGTCGAGGGGATAAACATGATGACCCAGTCATTGTTCAGGATGCAGTGGACAGCACTGTAGACAAGTCCAATGTCAATGAAACTGAAGTGGATGCTGCGGCTATATATACTTTACCTGCTGGTGCAGACTTTCTAATGTGCTACTCGGTTGCAGAAG GTTACTATTCTCATCGTGAAACTCTAAATGGCACCTGGTATATTCAAGACTTGTGTGAGATGATAAGAAAGTATGGTTCTTCCTTGGAATTCACAGAACTTCTCACTCTGGTTAACAGGAAAGTATCTCATCGCAGAGTGGATATGTGCAGAGACATTAATGCAATAGGAAAGAAGCAGATTCCTTGTTTTGCCTCAATGCTGACTAAAAAATTACACTTCCCTCAAAAATCAAAGTAG
- the LOC120406192 gene encoding caspase-6-like isoform X1: MASSKHRRVGSNSGQIQVDSGPALNTKGGDQNVTETDALERSQPFDPAAQYKMNHRRRGVALIFNHEQFYWHLTLPDRRGTLADRDNLKRSLTELGFEVRCFDNLKAEDVMQNIYEVSMDNHNDADCFVCVFLSHGEDNHIYAYDAKIKVQTVTDMFRGDKCPSLVGKPKIFIIQACRGDKHDDPVIVQDAVDSTVDKSNVNETEVDAAAIYTLPAGADFLMCYSVAEGYYSHRETLNGTWYIQDLCEMIRKYGSSLEFTELLTLVNRKVSHRRVDMCRDINAIGKKQIPCFASMLTKKLHFPQKSK, encoded by the exons GGCAAATCCAGGTGGATAGTGGTCCTGCTTTAAATACCAAAG GTGGAGACCAAAATGTCACAGAAACAGATGCCCTTGAGAGAAG CCAGCCATTTGATCCAGCGGCGCAATACAAAATGAACCACAGGCGAAGAGGGGTTGCTTTAATCTTCAATCATGAGCAGTTTTACTGGCACTTAACACTGCCAGATAGACGTGGCACACTTGCAGACAGAGACAATCTGAAACGCAG TTTGACAGAGCTTGGATTTGAAGTCAGATGCTTTGACAACCTTAAAGCAGAAGACGTTATGCAGAACATTTATGAAG TGTCAATGGACAACCACAATGATGCTgactgctttgtgtgtgtgttcctgaGCCATGGTGAAGATAATCACATTTACGCCTATGATGCTAAAATAAAAGTTCAGACAGTGACAGACATGTTCAGAGGAGACAAATGCCCGAGTCTAGTAGGAAAgcctaaaatatttataatacag GCATGTCGAGGGGATAAACATGATGACCCAGTCATTGTTCAGGATGCAGTGGACAGCACTGTAGACAAGTCCAATGTCAATGAAACTGAAGTGGATGCTGCGGCTATATATACTTTACCTGCTGGTGCAGACTTTCTAATGTGCTACTCGGTTGCAGAAG GTTACTATTCTCATCGTGAAACTCTAAATGGCACCTGGTATATTCAAGACTTGTGTGAGATGATAAGAAAGTATGGTTCTTCCTTGGAATTCACAGAACTTCTCACTCTGGTTAACAGGAAAGTATCTCATCGCAGAGTGGATATGTGCAGAGACATTAATGCAATAGGAAAGAAGCAGATTCCTTGTTTTGCCTCAATGCTGACTAAAAAATTACACTTCCCTCAAAAATCAAAGTAG